Below is a window of bacterium DNA.
GTCCTGCCGTTGAACCACCCGCCCGTGGCTCCCAGATCAACGGCGCACACGGTTGCCCTCATCGAGGGCGACGGCATCGGACCGGAGATCGTCGCGGCGGCCCTGCCGGTGCTCGAGGCCGCGGCGGATCGGGACGGCGCGCGCCTCGAATGGCGGCGTCTCGACGCGGGCACGCGCGCGTATGCCCGGACCGGGCGCAGCGTTCCTCCCGACGTGCTCGAGGCGTGCCGCGGCGTGCGCGCGATGCTGAAAGGCCCCGCCGGATTGCCCGGCGTGCGCCACGCGGACGGCACCGAGGCCGGAACCGTCGCGGGGCCGCTGCGCAAGGCGTTTACGTTGTTCGCCAACGTCCGGCCGGTGCGGCGGGTTCCCGGCGTTTCGGCGATCGCGGCCGGCGGCACGGATTACGTGATCGTCCGGGAGAACACCGAGGGCGCGTACGCGACCCGCGGCGCCGGCGAGCTCACCGGCGACGGGGTCGAGGACCGCATTCGGATCACGCGCGAGGGGACGACACGGGTCGCCCGCCTCGCGTTCGAGCTCGCGCGCCACCGTGCCGCGGCGCGGGCGGTGTCGCCCGCGGGGACCGGCGGCAGCGCCGCGGCGCGCGTCACGTGCTGCGACAAGGCCAACGTGCTGCGGTCGTTCGCGTTTTTCCGGCAAGTGGCCGGCGAGGTCGCGGAGCAGTACCCCGACGTGGCCTTCGATGCCGTGTACGCCGACGCCGCCGCGGCGGCGATCGTCGATCAATCGCGGCGGTTCGACGTGCTGCTGGCGGAGAATCTGATCGGCGACATCCTCAGCGACGTCGCGGCCGCCACGATCGGCGGTCTCGGCTTCTGCCCCGCCGCCAACCTCGGGGAGCGCCACGGCCTGTTCGAGCCGGTCCACGGCTCGGCGCCGGACATCGCCGGCACCGACCGCGCCAATCCCGCGGCGATGCTCCTCGCGGGCGCGATGATGCTGGAATGGCTCGGGCTGCCGGCGGCGGCGGACAGCGTCCGGCGCGCGGTGGACCGTGCGGTTGCCGCCGGCGTCCTCGGCCTCGAGGCCGACGGACGGGTGGCCTCCACTCGCGGCGCAGGACGGGCCGTGCTCGACGCCCTCTCCTAGTCTCAGTCGGAACGAGGAACCGGCTGAAAGCCGACCTCGCTCACGTCCCGCATCGCCTTGCGCCACAGCGTATCGAATCCGCCCGCCAGGCTGCCGGCGAGGTCGCGATCCCGCACCAGGAGCGACGCGAAGCGCCCTTCCGGGACAAACGGATGGTCCAGCGGCAAGACCACCGTTTCGTCGTCCACGACGTGAAACGGATGGCCGAGCTCGCCGGAGTAGCGCACGCCGGTGAGATGCCGGATCTCCCCCCGGTGGCGCCGGAGGAACTCGATCAACACCGGCGCGCTCTGATAGGAAAACCCGAACACGACTCGATGCTCGATCTTCCGCTCGGCCGCGTTGCGCGCGATGCGCCGCAGGATCGGGAAGCCCGTCGCCACCGCCTGATCGATCGCCGCGAGGTCGCCCCGCTCCATGTACGAGAGGATGCGCGTGGCGGCGCTCGCGAGATGCACGAGATGCCGCCGCGCGTGGCTCTCCATGCCGAGCGCGAGATCGACGAACGTCTGCCGGCCGCGGAGGCGCGCGGGAAGGGCCGCCAGCGTCCGCCGCAGGCCCTCGGTCCCGTGCGCAAAGCGCTCCGCCCGCTCGCGGGCCAGCTCTACCGTCCGGTCGACGACGGCGTCGGCGGGGAGGGCCGCGTACTGCTTGGGACGCGTGGGCTGGACCTGGACGAGGCCGAGTTCCGCGAGTTTCTCCATCGCCCGGTAGATCTTCGACGAGGCGATGTCGCCCTCGCGGCACAGCGTCGCCGCATCGGCAACGCCCAGCGCCATCAGCGCGGCAAGGGCGGAGCGCTCGTCGCGCGAGAGGTTGAGCTCCTCGAGAAGGTCCAAGTCGGGCAGCCGCATTGCTCATTTTCTACTACAAAAAGTAGTTGAAACGCAATCCCCGCCGGCCTTAAGATCGAGCCGTAAACCGCATCGCCAAGGAGGCGCGACAATGGCCAAGCAAGCGGCCAAGACCGTGATGCCGATTATCGCCGTCGATTCCATCGACGAGCTGCA
It encodes the following:
- a CDS encoding isocitrate/isopropylmalate family dehydrogenase; the encoded protein is MAPRSTAHTVALIEGDGIGPEIVAAALPVLEAAADRDGARLEWRRLDAGTRAYARTGRSVPPDVLEACRGVRAMLKGPAGLPGVRHADGTEAGTVAGPLRKAFTLFANVRPVRRVPGVSAIAAGGTDYVIVRENTEGAYATRGAGELTGDGVEDRIRITREGTTRVARLAFELARHRAAARAVSPAGTGGSAAARVTCCDKANVLRSFAFFRQVAGEVAEQYPDVAFDAVYADAAAAAIVDQSRRFDVLLAENLIGDILSDVAAATIGGLGFCPAANLGERHGLFEPVHGSAPDIAGTDRANPAAMLLAGAMMLEWLGLPAAADSVRRAVDRAVAAGVLGLEADGRVASTRGAGRAVLDALS
- a CDS encoding helix-turn-helix domain-containing protein produces the protein MRLPDLDLLEELNLSRDERSALAALMALGVADAATLCREGDIASSKIYRAMEKLAELGLVQVQPTRPKQYAALPADAVVDRTVELARERAERFAHGTEGLRRTLAALPARLRGRQTFVDLALGMESHARRHLVHLASAATRILSYMERGDLAAIDQAVATGFPILRRIARNAAERKIEHRVVFGFSYQSAPVLIEFLRRHRGEIRHLTGVRYSGELGHPFHVVDDETVVLPLDHPFVPEGRFASLLVRDRDLAGSLAGGFDTLWRKAMRDVSEVGFQPVPRSD